The Cataglyphis hispanica isolate Lineage 1 chromosome 5, ULB_Chis1_1.0, whole genome shotgun sequence genome has a segment encoding these proteins:
- the LOC126849933 gene encoding L-lactate dehydrogenase A-like 6A — translation MTESKRKTPDVAGNTVTFLLTKQAEHLVDGHRVKVVVVGSAPKGVAVAIAILFKRLASELVLIDINEDLAKAEAEDISHAAAYLGNPKIIGTKDYTCARDAAVCVITVGSQSHEDRQPNEYLEHNLKIFKDIIPNVSKYAPNSVLLILSKPVDILSYVAMKLSGFPPNRVIGLGTFLDSSRFQYFIAQKLGISASAIQALIIGESGPASVPVWSAVAVMGMPLRDINKEIGTKMDPESWGDLHTKIIECDNDLITKKGYHSWGVGICASEIVDAIVRNTCACFTVSTFLKGCRHGLEKDIFMSLPCVVGRNGVQSFIRLLYTTKEQELMTISCRRIYEAQKSILDQIE, via the exons ATGACGGAATCTAAAAGGAAAACACCTGATGTCGCTGGCAACACGGTAACCTTTTTACTAACCAAACAGGCAGAACATCTTGTTGATGGCCATCGTGTCAAGGTCGTTGTTGTAGGCAGCGCACCTAAAGGTGTTGCCGTCGCTATTGCGATTCTATTCAAG CGTCTCGCCTCGGAGCTCGTCCTTATAGACATAAACGAAGATCTTGCCAAGGCAGAAGCAGAAGATATCAGCCACGCGGCAGCGTATCTTGGCAATCCCAAGATTATTGGTACCAAAG ATTACACTTGTGCCAGAGATGCCGCGGTATGTGTGATCACAGTTGGAAGCCAATCTCATGAAGATCGGCAACCGAACGAATATCTAGAGCATAATCTGAAAATCTTCAAGGATATCATTCCGAACGTATCCAAGTACGCGCCGAACAGCGTTCTCCTTATTCTTTCAAAGCCAg TCGACATCTTATCATATGTTGCTATGAAGTTATCGGGATTTCCACCCAACCGTGTTATAGGATTAGGAACATTTTTGGATAGTAGtagatttcaatattttatcgctCAGAAGCTCGGAATTTCGGCGAGCGCAATTCAAGCATTAATTATTGGCGAAAGCGGACCGGCTTCtg TGCCGGTTTGGTCTGCCGTTGCGGTAATGGGTATGCCTTTAAGAgacataaataaagaaattggcACGAAAATGGATCCGGAATCCTGGGGAGATTTGCACACAAAAATCATTGAATGCGATAACGATTTGATCACAAAGAAAGGTTATCATAGCTGGGGAGTCGGTATCTGCGCAAGTGAAATTGTCGATGCTATTGTGCGCAACACATGCGCCTGTTTTACTGTTTCAACGTTTCTAAAG gGTTGTCGACACGGactagaaaaagatatttttatgtcactACCGTGTGTAGTTGGAAGAAACGGCGTTCAATCTTTTAttcgtttattatatacaaccaAGGAGCAAGAACTGATGACGATATCTTGCCGAAGAATTTATGAAGCACAGAAATCGATCCTTGATCAGATTGAATGA
- the LOC126849494 gene encoding LOW QUALITY PROTEIN: L-lactate dehydrogenase B chain-like (The sequence of the model RefSeq protein was modified relative to this genomic sequence to represent the inferred CDS: substituted 2 bases at 2 genomic stop codons) — MAXAAVWXTNGNNWSMADEESDVSKKSNVSKKDDNNLGENNVDCKTDDEITEYDEVDKMPIVTTTKNALITRQVGPCDAYPHRIKVSIVGTRKVGMACAIAILMRRIASEVCLIDQNQDKASAEAEDIQHAGVFLGCPLVIGTSDVYKVKDSTIVIIAVCEKKPGEELNVKHNVEVYKKIIPTIAKLACKAVLLVVTQPIDVMSYITWKLSKFPSSRVLGTGTLLDTSRFQDLLSQKLGLARSSISCMNIGAQGDTSVSIWSSIHVAGTKVRDINPRMGEADDPEKWRDISEAVNKTEDELDRKKGEKGPSCWAHGFCTAEIVDAIVRNTKVVLPASTYIHSCSHGTDKDVYMSVPCVLGREGVCATVRQKLNDQEKAAVQRCADGIRNVLRECGILRESMTDIE, encoded by the exons atggcTTAAGCAGCTGTTTGGTAAACTAACGGAAACAACTGGAGCATGGCTGACGAAGAATCTGACGTTTCTAAAAAGAGTAACGTTTCTAAAAAAGATGACAATAATTTAGGAGAGAATAATGTCGATTGCAAAACGGACGATGAAATAACTGAATACGATGAA GTTGATAAAATGCCGATCGTAACAACTACGAAGAACGCTTTAATAACGAGGCAGGTGGGACCATGTGATGCATATCCGCATCGCATCAAAGTTTCGATTGTAGGTACAAGAAAAGTTGGAATGGCTTGTGCCATCGCAATCTTAATGAGA CGCATAGCAAGTGAAGTTTGTCTGATTGATCAAAATCAGGATAAAGCTTCTGCCGAAGCCGAAGATATTCAGCACGCTGGTGTCTTTCTAGGATGTCCATTGGTGATTGGCACATCAG atgtcTACAAAGTGAAGGATTCAACTATAGTGATAATCGCAGTTTGCGAAAAAAAGCCTGGCGAGGAGCTGAATGTAAAGCACAATGTCGAAGTGTATAAGAAGATCATCCCTACTATTGCAAAGTTAGCCTGTAAGGCGGTCTTACTCGTCGTAACTCAACCGATTGACGTGATGTCATACATCACTTGGAAGTTATCCAAATTTCCTTCAAGCAGAGTACTTGGCACGGGAACTTTGCTTGACACTTCTAGATTTCAAGATTTACTAAGTCAGAAGTTGGGACTAGCGCGCTCGTCGATTAGTTGTATGAATATCGGCGCGCAGGGTGACACGTctg TTTCCATATGGTCGAGCATTCATGTAGCGGGTACGAAGGTACGCGACATAAACCCAAGAATGGGCGAAGCGGATGATCCCGAGAAGTGGCGTGACATATCCGAGGCTGTAAATAAAAC CGAAGACGAACTTGATCGGAAGAAGGGCGAGAAAGGGCCGAGTTGCTGGGCTCACGGCTTCTGTACCGCTGAGATCGTCGACGCCATTGTCAGAAATACTAAAGTAGTATTGCCAGCATCGACATACATACAC AGTTGCTCCCACGGGACCGACAAAGATGTGTATATGTCGGTTCCCTGTGTTCTCGGCCGAGAAGGTGTATGTGCCACGGTACGACAGAAGCTGAACGATCAAGAAAAGGCAGCGGTTCAACGGTGCGCCGATGGCATTCGCAATGTATTGCGCGAATGCGGCATCCTTCGCGAATCGATGACCGATATTGAATAG
- the LOC126849919 gene encoding L-lactate dehydrogenase-like, with translation MATVKDQLLTTVTEPVLTGRNKITVVGVGQVGMACAFSILTNHVSSDVVLIDVMVDKLKGEMLDLQHGSAFMKNAKVNASTDYAATANSSLCIVTAGARQREGETRLDLVQRNTDIFKGIIPQLVKYSPNTILLIVSNPVDILTYVAWKLSGLPKNKVIGSGTNLDSARFRFLLSQRLNVAPTSCHGWIIGEHGDTSVPVWSGVNVAGVRLRDINENVGTDKDKEHWNELHKQVVQSAYEVIKLKGYTSWAIGLSVSHLASAILRNSNQVHAVSTMVTGYHGIKEEVFLSLPCTLGEDGVTHIVQQKLTDDELALLHKSAMMMHEVQQGLKF, from the exons atggCAACGGTAAAAGATCAACTTTTAACTACTGTGACGGAACCTGTGCTAACTGGTAGAAACAAAATTACAGTAGTTGGTGTGGGTCAAGTTGGAATGGCCTGTGCTTTCAGCATCTTGACAaat CACGTTTCAAGTGATGTGGTATTAATTGATGTGATGGTAGACAAGCTAAAAGGGGAGATGTTGGACCTGCAACATGGCAGtgcatttatgaaaaatgcaaaagtcAATGCTAGTACAGATTACGCTGCTACTGCCAATTCGAGTCTCTGCATTGTTACGGCGGGTGCTCGTCAGCGTGAAGGCGAAACCAGGTTGGATTTGGTTCAACGTAACACTGACATCTTTAAAGGCATCATTCCACAATTAGTCAAATATAGCCCGAACACGATTCTCTTGATCGTTTCCAACCCTGtggatattttaacatatgtgGCATGGAAACTTTCTGGTTTGCCAAAGAATAAAGTCATTGGTAGCGGTACGAATTTAGATTCTGCTCGCTTCCGCTTCCTGTTATCTCAAAGACTTAATGTCGCACCTACATCTTGCCATGGTTGGATTATCGGAGAACATGGTGACACCAgcg TGCCTGTGTGGTCCGGAGTTAATGTTGCTGGAGTACGTTTGCGCGATATCAACGAAAATGTGGGTACTGACAAAGATAAGGAACATTGGAATGAGCTGCATAAACAAGTAGTACAAAGCGCGTATGAAGTGATCAAACTGAAGGGTTATACTTCTTGGGCTATTGGTCTCAGCGTATCACATCTTGCGTCagcaatattaagaaattccAATCAAGTGCATGCAGTATCCACGATGGTTACT ggTTATCATGGAATTAAGGAAgaagtatttttatctttacctTGCACGCTAGGTGAAGATGGCGTCACGCACATCGTTCAGCAGAAGTTAACAGATGATGAACTTGCACTGTTACATAAATCTGCAATGATGATGCACGAAGTGCAACAAGGCcttaaattttag
- the LOC126849567 gene encoding L-lactate dehydrogenase-like produces the protein MVLSPILLKSSLSICLKNLICVTSTTAIGSVRSRYSHPLPPTVLAKIFGSNKGKPFGKDATAGSDLQRNTVNFLKVNYSNFSSPCLREELLCKTSESVRDCCHKVTIVGAGMVGISVANALLLQRITSHIAIVDAFPKKLEGEGMDFAHSSPFIGDPKIEYDTDFCVTNNSKVVVICAGVRPKAKESRLDLVQRNAEILKNIIPPLVNYSPNAVFIVISNPVDILTWITWKVSGLPPYQVIGSGTHLDSGRFRYLIGDRLGIAPSSVQAFMIGEHGDSMVPLWSGVSVAGVQFRDIIPNIGLETDDEKWYEVSREVIKLGPTVRCLKGYSNTAIGFSAVDIIIAVLRNTQAIIPVSTLVQGHHDVCDEVFLSLPCVIGENGITNIIRMHITEYEKKLFLSSANIVHNIQKKINIKA, from the exons ATGGTTCTATCACCAATACTGTTAAAATCATCGTTATcgatatgtttgaaaaatcttatCTGCGTGACATCAACGACGGCAATAGGTTCCGTCAGGAGTCGATATAGCCATCCTTTACCGCCGACAGTTTTAGCAAAAATCTTTGGTAGTAATAAAGGGAAACCTTTCGGAAAAGATGCGACTGCTGGCTCAGATTTACAGAGAAATACAGTTAATTTTCT GAAAGTGAATTATTCGAATTTTAGTTCGCCATGCTTACGAGAAGAACTCTTATGCAAGACTTCGGAATCAGTTAGAGACTGTTGTCATAAAGTCACTATTGTCGGTGCTGGTATGGTTGGCATTTCTGTTGCCAATGCGCTCCTTCTTCAA cgaATTACTTCGCACATTGCAATAGTAGACGCCTTTCCTAAAAAGTTGGAAGGCGAAGGAATGGATTTTGCTCATTCTTCTCCATTTATAGGAGATCCAAAAATCGAATACGACACAG atttttgtgTGACAAATAATTCGAAAGTTGTAGTGATTTGCGCGGGTGTACGACCAAAGGCGAAGGAAAGTAGACTTGATTTAGTCCAAAGAAatgcagaaatattaaaaaatataatacctcCTCTAGTAAATTATAGCCCTAATGCTGTGTTCATCGTTATTAGCAATCCTg TGGATATCTTGACCTGGATAACCTGGAAGGTGAGCGGTCTTCCGCCCTATCAAGTAATTGGCAGCGGAACTCATCTGGACAGTGGAAGATTTCGTTATTTGATTGGTGATCGATTAGGAATAGCACCAAGTTCGGTTCAAGCTTTTATGATCGGTGAACACGGGGACAGTATGG TTCCGCTCTGGTCTGGAGTGAGCGTCGCAGGAGTGCAATTCCGCGATATTATCCCAAATATTGGTTTGGAAACGGATGATGAAAAATGGTACGAAGTATCGAGAGAAGTCATAAAGTT agGTCCAACGGTGCGATGTTTAAAAGGATACTCAAATACAGCAATTGGATTTTCCGCAGTAGATATCATAATCGCAGTGTTACGCAATACTCAAGCGATTATACCAGTTTCAACTCTAGTACag gGTCATCATGACGTATGTGACGAAGTATTCCTATCGCTACCTTGCGTGATTGGCGAAAATGGCATCACGAATATTATTCGAATGCATATAACCGAATACGAGAAAAAGCTGTTCCTGTCTTCGGCGAACATTGTGCATaacatacagaaaaaaattaacattaaagcTTGA